One part of the Leclercia sp. LSNIH1 genome encodes these proteins:
- the fabG gene encoding 3-oxoacyl-ACP reductase FabG: MSFEGKIALVTGASRGIGRAIAETLVARGATVIGTATSENGAQAISDYLGANGKGLMLNVTDPASIESVLGNIRAEFGEVDILVNNAGITRDNLLMRMKDDEWNDIIETNLSSVFRLSKAVMRAMMKKRHGRIITVGSVVGTMGNAGQANYAAAKAGLIGFSKSLAREVASRGITVNVVAPGFIETDMTRALTDEQRAGTLAAVPAGRLGDPKEIASAVAFLASDEASYITGETLHVNGGMYMV, encoded by the coding sequence ATGAGTTTTGAAGGAAAAATCGCACTGGTCACCGGCGCAAGCCGTGGTATTGGTCGTGCTATCGCTGAAACCCTCGTCGCGCGTGGCGCGACAGTGATCGGCACCGCTACCAGCGAAAATGGCGCGCAGGCTATTAGTGACTATCTGGGAGCGAACGGTAAAGGTCTGATGTTGAATGTGACCGATCCGGCATCTATCGAATCTGTTCTGGGAAATATTCGCGCAGAATTTGGCGAAGTGGATATTCTGGTCAATAATGCCGGAATCACTCGTGACAACTTACTGATGCGAATGAAAGATGATGAGTGGAACGATATTATCGAAACCAACCTGTCATCTGTGTTCCGTCTGTCAAAAGCGGTAATGCGAGCTATGATGAAGAAGCGTCATGGGCGTATTATCACTGTCGGTTCTGTGGTTGGTACCATGGGAAATGCTGGTCAGGCAAACTACGCTGCGGCGAAAGCAGGCCTGATCGGTTTCAGTAAGTCGCTGGCGCGCGAAGTTGCGTCCCGCGGAATTACTGTAAACGTTGTTGCTCCGGGCTTTATTGAAACGGACATGACGCGTGCGCTGACCGATGAGCAGCGTGCGGGTACGCTGGCGGCAGTTCCAGCGGGTCGTTTAGGCGACCCTAAAGAAATCGCCAGCGCGGTTGCATTTTTAGCCTCTGACGAAGCGAGTTACATCACTGGTGAGACTCTCCACGTCAACGGCGGAATGTACATGGTTTAA
- the acpP gene encoding acyl carrier protein has product MSTIEERVKKIIGEQLGVKQEEVTNNASFVEDLGADSLDTVELVMALEEEFDTEIPDEEAEKITTVQAAIDYINGHQA; this is encoded by the coding sequence ATGAGCACTATCGAAGAACGCGTTAAGAAAATTATCGGCGAACAGCTGGGCGTTAAGCAGGAAGAAGTGACCAACAATGCTTCTTTCGTTGAAGACCTGGGCGCAGATTCTCTTGACACCGTTGAGCTGGTAATGGCTCTGGAAGAAGAGTTTGATACTGAGATTCCGGACGAAGAAGCTGAGAAAATCACCACCGTTCAGGCTGCCATTGATTACATCAACGGTCACCAGGCGTAA
- the fabF gene encoding beta-ketoacyl-ACP synthase II translates to MSKRRVVVTGLGMLSPVGNTVESTWKALLAGQSGISLIDHFDTSAYATKFAGLVKDFNCEEIISRKEQRKMDAFIQYGIVAGVQAMQDSGLEITEENATRIGAAIGSGIGGLGLIEENHSSLVNGGPRKISPFFVPSTIVNMVAGHLTIMYGLRGPSISIATACTSGVHNIGQAARMIAYGDADAMVAGGAEKASTPLGVGGFGAARALSTRNDNPQAASRPWDKDRDGFVLGDGAGMVVLEEYEHAKKRGAKIYAEVVGFGMSSDAYHMTSPPENGAGAALAMVNAIRDAGIEPGQIGYVNAHGTSTPAGDIAEAQAVKSVFGDAARRVMVSSTKSMTGHLLGAAGAVESIYSILALRDQAVPPTINLDNPDEGCDLDFVPHEARQVSGMEYTLCNSFGFGGTNGSLIFKKV, encoded by the coding sequence GTGTCTAAGCGTCGTGTAGTTGTGACCGGACTTGGCATGTTATCTCCTGTCGGCAATACCGTAGAGTCCACCTGGAAAGCTCTCCTTGCCGGTCAGAGTGGCATTAGCCTAATCGACCATTTCGATACTAGCGCCTATGCAACGAAATTTGCTGGCTTAGTAAAGGATTTTAACTGTGAAGAGATCATCTCGCGCAAAGAACAGCGCAAGATGGATGCCTTCATTCAATATGGAATTGTCGCTGGCGTTCAGGCCATGCAGGATTCTGGCCTTGAAATTACGGAAGAGAACGCAACCCGTATTGGCGCCGCTATTGGCTCCGGGATTGGCGGCCTTGGCTTAATTGAGGAAAACCATAGCTCTTTAGTCAATGGTGGTCCACGTAAGATTAGCCCGTTCTTCGTTCCGTCAACGATTGTTAACATGGTGGCAGGTCACCTGACCATCATGTATGGCCTGCGCGGTCCAAGCATTTCGATTGCAACTGCCTGTACGTCTGGTGTGCACAACATCGGCCAGGCGGCGCGTATGATTGCCTATGGCGATGCTGACGCGATGGTTGCTGGTGGGGCAGAAAAAGCCAGCACCCCATTGGGTGTAGGCGGTTTCGGTGCAGCGCGTGCGCTGTCTACCCGCAACGATAATCCTCAGGCGGCGAGCCGTCCGTGGGATAAAGACCGTGATGGTTTTGTGCTGGGTGACGGTGCCGGTATGGTCGTACTTGAAGAGTACGAGCATGCGAAGAAACGCGGCGCGAAAATTTATGCAGAAGTCGTTGGCTTCGGCATGAGCAGCGATGCCTATCACATGACCTCTCCGCCGGAGAATGGCGCAGGTGCTGCGCTGGCCATGGTTAACGCTATCCGTGATGCGGGTATCGAGCCGGGTCAGATTGGCTATGTGAACGCGCACGGTACTTCAACGCCTGCAGGCGATATCGCTGAAGCGCAGGCCGTTAAGTCTGTGTTTGGCGATGCAGCCCGCCGCGTCATGGTCAGCTCCACCAAATCCATGACCGGTCACCTGTTGGGTGCGGCGGGTGCAGTAGAGTCTATCTACTCCATCCTTGCGCTGCGCGACCAGGCTGTTCCGCCAACCATCAACCTGGATAATCCGGATGAAGGTTGCGATCTGGACTTCGTTCCGCACGAAGCGCGTCAGGTCAGCGGTATGGAGTACACCCTGTGTAACTCCTTCGGCTTTGGCGGCACCAACGGCTCTCTGATCTTTAAAAAGGTCTGA
- the pabC gene encoding aminodeoxychorismate lyase encodes MFLINGIKQAQLPASDRAIQFGDGCFTTARIVEGRVCLLEAHLQRLRTACEKLFIPFVQWAALEDEMTGQAQGVDRGVLKVIITRGSGGRGYSASGCLDPARILSVSAWPAHYDRWRKEGITLALSPVRLGRNPQLAGIKHLNRLEQVLIRSHLEQTDADEALVLDSEGFITECCAANLFWRQGKDVFTPCLDQAGVNGLMRQFCLRQLAHSGFRVVEVQAREAALTDADEIVVCNALMPVVPVRQYGSHHFTSRELYSFLAPLCEQTR; translated from the coding sequence ATGTTCTTGATAAATGGTATAAAGCAGGCACAGCTTCCGGCGAGTGACCGGGCGATTCAGTTTGGTGACGGCTGCTTCACGACGGCCCGCATTGTCGAAGGCAGGGTCTGTTTGCTTGAGGCACATCTGCAACGATTGCGGACGGCCTGTGAAAAACTGTTCATTCCCTTTGTCCAGTGGGCAGCGTTAGAAGATGAAATGACAGGCCAGGCGCAGGGTGTCGATCGGGGCGTATTAAAAGTCATTATTACCCGGGGAAGCGGCGGAAGAGGATACAGCGCGTCTGGCTGCCTGGATCCGGCTCGCATTCTGTCGGTATCAGCCTGGCCTGCCCATTACGATCGCTGGCGCAAGGAAGGCATTACCCTGGCATTAAGCCCGGTGAGGCTGGGACGTAATCCGCAGCTTGCGGGGATAAAACACCTCAACCGGCTTGAGCAAGTGCTGATTCGCTCCCATCTTGAACAGACCGACGCCGATGAAGCGCTGGTTCTTGACAGCGAAGGGTTCATTACGGAATGCTGTGCGGCGAATTTATTCTGGCGGCAGGGTAAGGATGTGTTTACCCCCTGTCTGGATCAGGCTGGCGTTAACGGCCTGATGCGGCAGTTTTGTCTGCGGCAACTGGCGCACTCCGGATTTCGCGTGGTCGAAGTGCAGGCGCGCGAGGCTGCGCTGACCGATGCTGACGAGATCGTCGTATGCAATGCGCTGATGCCTGTTGTGCCGGTGCGCCAGTATGGTTCTCACCATTTTACATCGCGTGAGTTGTACTCGTTTTTAGCCCCTCTGTGTGAGCAAACCAGATAG
- the yceG gene encoding cell division protein YceG, whose protein sequence is MKKMLRFILLVVVVLGIAAGVGMWKVRQLAESKILIADETVFTLKPGTGRLALGEQLYGDKIINRPRVFQWLLRVQPELSHFKAGTYRFTPGMTVKEMLELLESGKEAQFPLRFVEGMRLSDYLKQLRDAPYIKHTLPDDSYAAVAEALKFEHPDRIEGWFWPDTWMYTAGTTDVALLQRAHKKMVAAVDKAWEGRMENLPYKDQNQFVTMASIVEKETAVASERDQVASVFINRLRIGMRLQTDPTVIYGMGENYKGNISRKDLETPTDYNTYVISGLPPGPIATPGQASLNAAAHPAKTPYLYFVADGKGGHTFNTNLAGHNRSVQDYLKALKEKNAQ, encoded by the coding sequence ATGAAGAAAATGTTGCGCTTTATTCTCCTCGTCGTTGTCGTGCTGGGCATTGCCGCTGGCGTGGGGATGTGGAAAGTTCGCCAGCTGGCGGAGAGCAAAATCCTGATCGCCGACGAGACGGTATTTACCCTGAAACCCGGTACCGGACGGCTGGCGCTGGGTGAGCAGCTGTACGGCGACAAGATCATTAACCGCCCGCGGGTATTCCAGTGGTTATTACGCGTGCAGCCGGAGCTGTCGCATTTTAAAGCCGGTACGTACCGCTTTACGCCAGGAATGACTGTGAAGGAGATGCTGGAGCTGCTTGAAAGCGGTAAAGAGGCGCAGTTCCCGCTGCGTTTTGTCGAAGGGATGCGTCTTAGCGACTACCTGAAGCAGCTGCGCGATGCGCCCTACATCAAGCATACGTTGCCGGACGACAGCTATGCCGCCGTCGCCGAGGCCCTGAAATTTGAGCATCCTGACAGGATAGAGGGTTGGTTCTGGCCCGATACCTGGATGTACACCGCGGGCACCACCGATGTAGCACTCTTGCAGCGTGCGCATAAAAAGATGGTTGCAGCCGTGGATAAAGCCTGGGAAGGGCGGATGGAAAACCTGCCGTATAAAGATCAGAACCAGTTCGTGACCATGGCCTCTATCGTCGAGAAAGAGACGGCGGTCGCCAGCGAACGCGATCAGGTGGCCTCTGTGTTTATCAATCGTCTGCGTATCGGTATGCGGCTGCAGACTGACCCTACGGTGATTTACGGGATGGGTGAGAACTACAAGGGCAACATTTCGCGTAAAGATCTCGAAACCCCAACGGATTATAATACCTATGTCATTAGCGGATTACCCCCGGGGCCGATCGCCACGCCGGGTCAGGCATCGCTGAATGCCGCCGCGCATCCGGCCAAAACGCCGTATCTCTATTTCGTCGCTGACGGAAAGGGTGGACATACTTTTAACACCAATCTTGCCGGTCATAATCGTTCGGTCCAGGACTATCTGAAGGCACTTAAGGAAAAAAATGCGCAGTAA
- the tmk gene encoding dTMP kinase — protein MRSNYIVIEGLEGAGKTTARDTVVETLKQCGIEEMIFTREPGGTQLAEKLRSLVLDIKSVGDEVITDKAEVMMFYAARVQLVETVIKPALARGCWVIGDRHDLSTQAYQGGGRGIDQTMLATLRDAVLGDFRPNLTLYLDVTPEVGLKRARARGELDRIEQESLDFFNRTRARYLELAAQDSTIRTIDATQPLEAVMDAIRKTVTEWLKEQQA, from the coding sequence ATGCGCAGTAACTACATCGTCATTGAGGGGCTGGAAGGCGCCGGGAAAACCACCGCACGCGATACGGTCGTCGAGACGCTAAAACAGTGCGGCATCGAAGAGATGATCTTCACCCGCGAACCGGGCGGCACACAGCTGGCGGAAAAACTGCGTAGTCTGGTGCTGGACATTAAATCGGTCGGCGATGAAGTCATTACGGATAAAGCCGAAGTCATGATGTTCTACGCCGCGCGTGTCCAGCTGGTCGAAACCGTCATCAAACCTGCGCTGGCGCGTGGGTGCTGGGTCATCGGCGACCGCCACGATCTCTCCACCCAGGCTTACCAGGGCGGTGGCCGCGGCATTGACCAGACGATGCTCGCCACGCTGCGCGATGCGGTGCTGGGGGATTTCCGCCCGAACCTGACGCTCTATCTCGACGTGACGCCAGAAGTGGGCCTGAAGCGCGCCCGCGCCCGTGGCGAACTGGATCGTATTGAGCAGGAGTCGCTGGACTTCTTCAACCGTACCCGCGCCCGCTATCTTGAGCTGGCCGCGCAGGACAGCACCATCCGCACCATCGACGCCACCCAGCCACTGGAAGCGGTGATGGACGCCATTCGTAAAACGGTCACCGAATGGCTGAAGGAACAACAGGCATGA
- the holB gene encoding DNA polymerase III subunit delta' — MKWYPWLRPHLEQLVNSYQSGRGHHALLIQSLPGMGDDALIYAISRFLMCQQPQGHKSCGQCRGCQLMQAQTHPDYYALEPEKGKTTLGIDAVRAVSEKLYERARLGGAKVVWVKDAAQLTEAAANALLKTLEEPPENTWFLMACREPGRLLATLRSRCRLHHLNVPQEAWAISWLAREVTTSQEAALSALRLCGGAPAAALALLQPNVWGQREQLCQALGAVPDSGDWMSLLSVLNHEQAPDRLHWLAALLLDALKIQQGATLISNADAWQLVNSLARRLPGVALRAILHDVCQCREQLLSVTGLNRELVLTDLLLTIEHYLQPGTTLPVSHL, encoded by the coding sequence ATGAAATGGTATCCATGGTTGCGCCCGCACTTAGAACAGCTGGTGAACAGCTATCAGTCCGGTCGGGGGCATCATGCGTTACTGATCCAGTCGCTGCCGGGAATGGGCGATGATGCGCTGATCTACGCTATCAGCCGTTTTCTGATGTGCCAGCAACCCCAGGGGCATAAAAGCTGTGGCCAGTGCCGCGGCTGTCAGTTGATGCAGGCGCAGACGCACCCGGATTATTACGCGCTTGAGCCAGAGAAGGGCAAAACGACGCTGGGTATTGATGCGGTTCGCGCGGTCAGCGAGAAGCTCTACGAGCGCGCGCGGCTTGGCGGGGCGAAAGTGGTCTGGGTCAAGGATGCCGCCCAGCTGACCGAAGCTGCGGCCAACGCGCTGTTAAAAACCCTGGAAGAGCCGCCGGAAAATACCTGGTTCCTGATGGCCTGCCGTGAGCCCGGACGGTTGCTGGCGACTCTCCGAAGCCGCTGTCGCTTGCATCATCTCAACGTGCCGCAGGAGGCGTGGGCTATCAGCTGGCTTGCGCGAGAAGTGACAACGTCACAAGAAGCGGCGCTCAGCGCGCTGCGTTTGTGCGGCGGCGCGCCTGCAGCCGCGCTGGCGCTGTTGCAGCCCAACGTCTGGGGACAACGCGAACAGCTTTGCCAGGCGCTTGGGGCTGTACCTGACAGTGGTGACTGGATGAGTCTGCTGTCGGTGCTCAATCATGAACAGGCGCCCGATCGTCTGCACTGGCTGGCGGCATTGTTGCTGGATGCCCTTAAAATTCAGCAGGGGGCGACCTTGATCAGCAATGCCGATGCCTGGCAGCTGGTAAACAGCCTCGCCCGGCGCCTGCCAGGAGTGGCATTACGGGCTATCCTTCATGACGTATGCCAGTGTCGCGAACAATTACTCAGCGTAACGGGGCTGAATCGGGAGCTTGTGCTGACCGACCTGTTACTCACTATCGAGCATTACCTGCAACCGGGCACAACGCTGCCTGTATCCCATCTCTGA
- a CDS encoding metal-dependent hydrolase, whose amino-acid sequence MFLVDSHCHLDGLDYQSLHKNVDDVLEKAAARDVKFCLAVATTLPGYRTMRELVGVRDNVVFSCGVHPLNQDEAYDVEDLRRLAAEEGVVAMGETGLDYFYTPETKARQQESFRDHIRIGRELNKPVIVHTRDARADTLAILSEEKVTDCGGVLHCFTEDRETAGKLLDLGFYISFSGIVTFRNAEQLRDAARYVPLDRLLVETDSPYLAPVPHRGKENQPAMVRDVAEYMAVLKGVDVEELARITTHNFASLFHIDPSRLQSV is encoded by the coding sequence ATGTTTTTAGTCGACTCACACTGCCATCTTGATGGCCTGGATTATCAATCCCTGCATAAAAACGTCGATGACGTGCTGGAAAAAGCCGCAGCCCGCGATGTGAAATTTTGTCTGGCGGTCGCCACGACGTTACCGGGCTACCGCACCATGCGTGAGCTGGTGGGCGTGCGCGACAATGTCGTTTTCTCCTGCGGCGTGCATCCGCTGAACCAGGATGAGGCCTATGATGTCGAGGATTTACGCCGTCTGGCGGCGGAAGAGGGCGTCGTCGCGATGGGTGAAACCGGGCTGGACTATTTTTACACTCCGGAAACGAAAGCCCGTCAGCAGGAATCATTCCGCGATCATATCCGTATTGGCCGGGAGCTGAACAAGCCAGTGATTGTCCACACCCGCGATGCCCGTGCCGATACGCTGGCGATCCTGTCAGAAGAAAAGGTGACGGATTGTGGTGGCGTACTACACTGTTTCACTGAAGACAGAGAAACAGCGGGCAAACTGCTGGATTTGGGTTTTTATATCTCGTTTTCCGGGATCGTGACGTTCCGTAACGCAGAGCAGCTTCGCGACGCTGCGCGATACGTCCCGCTCGATCGCCTGCTAGTGGAGACAGATTCCCCTTATCTGGCACCGGTACCGCACCGCGGTAAAGAGAACCAACCCGCGATGGTACGGGATGTGGCCGAGTATATGGCCGTTTTGAAAGGCGTCGATGTTGAAGAACTGGCACGCATTACCACTCATAACTTCGCCAGTCTGTTTCACATTGACCCCTCCCGCCTGCAATCAGTATGA